The Toxotes jaculatrix isolate fToxJac2 chromosome 17, fToxJac2.pri, whole genome shotgun sequence genomic interval ACATTTATATGGACCTTTATCTCTCCCTTGTCTCTTGAcccttttacttttttttactaCTCCCAGAAAACATGATAGTTGGTAACCTAACTCACAGTCAAAGACAAAACAGTTATATTCGTGGACATCATTGTCTATCACGGAGCAataattttatgtttacattttgagaAGTACGTTTCtgcactttcttgctgagaggcAGATGAGGCGATTGATACCAGTCTCAAGCttaaaaaccatttaaaacattttacattttacagtgggTTATGTGCCTATTTCTTATCCTGGCCCAttaatttgttgttgtcttCACCATGAGGCCAGGCAACCAGTGGaaactccaggaagtcactgcaaCCTGCCAAGACAGCATGCTACATACCCACAACTCTGGATTTCAAAGGCTCCATTCACCCACATTGCTGGAGAAATTGTTGTGGCACATCTACCACATGTTCTGTTGAAGTTTTGTTGGTGTTTTGGCAGCTCTCTGTGATCATAAGCCCTGACCTGACCACCCTAGAGACCCAGCTGCATACTGTCAGACCTGTAATGGCACTGCTGTCATTGCAGTTTCACCCTCCTCATGTATACAAAACAGAACCTTGCTTTCTTTTGTAGCAATGTAGAATAGATACAGTGACCTACAGACCCCGTGAGAGGCCTGAGAATTAATGTCGTGGTCATGGTGTTGATGATGCGGAATCTAGTTCTCCATAAAGAATGGATGAGGGAGATCAGTGAGGCAGGGAGTTTGCTCTGTTTCTCACTCGTTtagctgtctctgtgtttgtattcaCTCTTTCTGCTTTAGTGCTCTCTGTCCTGTGTGGTCTCGTGTTCATAGACAAGCTTTAGTCAGACTGAAAACCAGGACACAGTGCTCTCTGTCTGGCCTACATGTGGCCTCAGTCACAAAACACAGTTCAAGAGTCACAAGCTTGCATCTCATCCATGGACTGTTTATCCACACTGTTACACTCACCGAATAAGGTTGTAAGTTTGAGCTCTTTTGGAAAGTAAATAATGGCTTTATGCCCAATAGCTGGGATCATTATTTACCAGAGTGAAGAAGAGTAGATGAGGGGGTTTTCCAAAACTCAACCAGTCCACTTTTACTCCTGAACTCTGACATATTTACTCATTTCAATTAATTTCAGTTAGTCCAGTGAGTCTGCGGAAAGTCTTCACCTCGTGTTGCAAACTTCAGTCAAGTTGAATGAATCACTTGACTGAGAAACTAAAATACATTGCCACAGCTGAAGTCGCGCTCTCACTGTAATTCCTAAGAATTTGAAACTGAAATCCAcaactacccccccccccccctttaccAAACTACACCAAATATGGCAAAGGTATTGTAGTGTGTTCTAACTGGTAACCATAGGATGCTGTTGACtttaataatataaatacaGGCACATTGTGATACTCATATCTTTCAGTTACTCTACTGTTTTGCATAATTTGGACCCGTTGACAGTGTTGGCCACAAGAGGTGTGACCCAGCATGCCAGTCATCATTTGTCAAATAGAGCATATGAAATCATATTTCACACCTATTGTAGATGAACATGATTTATGATACTCCATCATCACTATGGACGTGTAAACAGGATACAAATGGAAATGTGGTTATTGCTCTGgttattaattaatatttttagcACATCTTATCTGTCAGATTGAAATGAAAGTGCTATATCATGATTAATGGGGCTTCCCCAAGTACCTTCCGTTTCACATTACTTGGAAACAAGACATGACTCGCCCcttactgtcactgttttgcaatccagagaagaagaggaaccTAGAAGAATTAATCTAAGTTTGCAGCATTTTCCAGTCCAGTCACCCAGGAGAAGGTGTCCTGTCTACTTACTCTAAACTGTCAAAGAAATCTCTGTGCATTTGATTTGCAGTACTTTACACTGTGGAATATGCATCCTGGCTGGTAAGATCTTTTTGGCAAATGACCATGGTACCTGCTGTTGAACTGGCCATCACCCCTTCCCCCTGCTTGACCCTCAGAGTTGAAAAACCTTTTATGACCATTATGCTGGGTCcccatcatgttttattttcgcTCCCTACGCACACTGCCCTTCCTCTGACAGATGGAGTTAAGCAAGGAGGTTAAAGATGACGCAGTTCAGCTGTGTGGGAGTGGAGAGTAATGAGGCCCGGGGCCTCTGTGGCCTGACAGCAGGAGCCCAGGGACTCAACAGGTCCTTTGATCTGACCCAGAGGACAGAGCAAACTCTCAGCCAGCAGCTTACAAACTTACACTAGAGACTTCAGAAACATAGGAGACCAGTTTTTAAAGCAGCTTTGCAATCAAGCATTGCTCCGACTAACTGCCCCTCACTCTGAAAACCAATCTGGTCAGCTGTCTGCTTAGAGAAAGGTCTCTGAGAACCACTTGTCTTAAGAAGAAAACAGCTTGTTACATGCACGGGACAGTAACCGGAGGGGGCATGACTCTCATTGCCTATATCTATATAGATATAGCTCCAAACCTGTGATTCCAGTAAAATCTCACTCACCCATCCCTTCCTTTCTCCAATATCCACTCTAGATTTTTTTCCAGTGTAAATGTAGACTCACTCTTCCATGTCTATAAGCTTCCATAAGCTTtgatgttcacatcaaacacacatggacCATCAAACCTTGAGGCAGAtgagctacaacagcagaggaTCACATcaggttccactcctgtcatCCAAGAActgaaatctgaggctgcagtgggcacaggctcagCAAAAGTGaacagttgaagactggaaaaatgtagcctggtctgatgaatctggatttctgcttaTTTCTGCTGGTCAGAATTtagcatcaacagcatgaatccatagACCCAACTTGCTTTGTGTcgacagtccaggctggtggtggtggtgtaatggtgtgagGATTGTTTTCTTGGCACTTTGGGTCCCTTGATACTAATCAATCACAGTTTGAAtcccacagtctgtctgagtattgttgctgactgtgttcatccctttatagccacaatttaccatcttcAAATGGCTACTTCCAGTGTGATAATGTACCATGTCACGAAGTGAAAGTCGTTAAACTGGTtccatgaacatgacagtgagttcagtgaacttcagtggcctccccagttaCCACATCTGAATCCAGCCTGACACCTTTGGGATGCAGTAGAAGAGATttgcagcatgaatgtgcagctgacaaatctgcagacgTGATGTGATGCAATAATGTGAACATGGTGCAGAATCTTACAagaatgtttccaacatcttgtggaatccagACACAAAAAGCTGAGGCCCAGCCCAGTAATAGTGTGATGTTCTAACAAAGTGCGTGGTGAGTGTAtattactgtatatacagtatattttgctTTACATGTTTGTTGTTACCAAATAAGGGTTTACTTCTCTCCACAGCTGCTTTTGGGtctatttttttgtgtattacCCAACACAGCCCTTGAAGTTTAATCTACCATGTTTAATCTACCATTTATCAAATGAAATTACCAAGTGCCAGTTAGATGTTTTGTGTTAGATTGTGCACGAAAGcaagtgctgtttttcttttgctgttgttgttgttgttgcttttagcTTGTACTGGAAAGTagctttaaatttttttttccaaacccCAGATGTTACACATATATTTCAGAGGACACAGTCAGGTCATGTGAAGTCAAGTTTATTTGCATAGCCTTTAATCACAGTTAGTCTCAAAGGTCTTAACACCCACATTATGAAAAccataaaagaaaatgacacatGGCAATGTTAGACcctcacagaggaaaaaagtcGGGGAATGAAGTGAAACCTTGAGAGGGAAGTGAAACCTTGAGAGCACAAGAAAGTGATCCTGCCTCTGGGATTTATTAGACAAGTACAAGTTTATACACATATTGATGTAAAGTGGTTCTCCCTTTCTGCCAGACCTGAGTTATCTTCCAGTCACCATTAATCACACAGTTAATACTGAAAGCGCACTAGGAGGAAGAAATGACTACGTGAGGATCTTCATGCTGCCTGTTATAATCTGGCAGCTTCTTGTGGCAGCTCACTCTTCTGTTCTCAACCACAGGAGGTGCCAAAGATGCTTCCTTGCCATGTCAAGGCTTAACCCATGACCAAGGTCAGAAAATCCTCTCCACCTCACCACATTCTCAACAGCAACTGAAGCCAGAGCCAAAAAGCCCTTGTGATGCGGCGCAGTCTCATGAACACCCATAGACGTGAAGAGAGTGAGCACATCATGTGCCAATTAACACTAGAAAAGGATTTATTTTATCAGCCTGGCGTTGCtgcagaggatgaaaaaaagTAATCAATGCCCCAGAGAGTGGAAGTGACTTTTAACAATAACTTAAACTGAACTGTGACTTTCCCATGCTGTGCATAAAGACTATTCTGCAAGTGGAGCTTATATCCTGGGGTGGTGTTATAAAACCAATGCAGTTCAGTGAACGCCACTCTATAGAACagctctgctgtcagaggaacAGCTGTACATTGTGGCCAGATGACCAGCCACTGTGAAAAAAAGGGAGATGCCCCAACAGTGCTCTTAACACTGGGAGGACTGAGCCTAAGTAGCTGACTGGAAGCTCTTGTGCATCTCTTGATATGAAGTCTGTCATACACTATGTTCTGCTGCAGTGAAGACAGATCGGTCCCAAATACACAGACCTGCCGGACACTTATCTCAGTGACAGTTTTACAGGAAcctctgaaatgtttgtgtgagtgtgaatgcatcatcatcatcaaagcaGGACATTCCTCTTTAACCAcattgtttggaaaaaaaatggctgacTACAGCATTGTACTGACAGATGCTATCCTCACCCTCaaactgtttttggtttttaacagGAAGTGGATGCAATTTAGCAACGGACAGATGGTGTAAAAAGCAACAGTCCTAACTTCCATCATCTGCaaaagtgtctgtctgtcagttttCTATTATATAACAAGTTTTAGCCCAATTTTCTCAGTTTATCTCACCATCAGTGGGTACACAGACAGTGTTACAGTTGTAAATATCTTCAGGTGTGTGTCACAGAAACTCTGAAATGCTATACCAGTGATGAGGAGAGATTGCGGAAGCAGTTTGTCTGCCGCCTATCTTGTGTTCTGCCTGAGGGTATTTTATCAAATGTAGATTTCCCTTCCTGAGATGGAGTCAACTAGAGGTTTTGTGTTTTCCCAAGCGAATGAGAAATGCACTCTGTTTATCATGGGATGATGGGAAAAAATCAAGACGGAGGAGGAAACCATCAATGGGAAAATAAATAGACAGCAGAATCTTACACCACAGGAAACAGGTTTTGAACCAAAACAGTTGGGCACCCAGACGaatgtgatatatatatatatgagagaCCGAATCTGCTGCTTGTCAGAAAGACTTTTCCACTGCAGGGTGAAGAAAAAGGTGATCATccactttattttactgtagtTCCAGCTATCACCAATAGGGGACAAAGATACTTGAGTGTCTGATTTTACTGCAGGCTGATACCGTCCTTATATGAGACTATTTTTTATGTACTTCATGTTCAAGTGTGAAATGTGCAGGTTAAGGAAAGAGGGGTTATAATGTGTGAACATGCCCCTTTTTTTGCCTTAATTTGTATATGTTTGCTATTATCTCTGTTTCATCATTTAATTTGGATGTTCAGCTAAATAGATTAAGGTCTTTACACTATAATATGTATTCACAGTAAACCTGAATGAATAAtcaatatttgtttgtgtgttttacagagtCTACCTTTGGCAAGCATAAATACAACTGAAGGTAggagtttctttttgttttatttctgaaatcttCTATAAGCGTTGGTGGTGTTACTATAAAAAGAGAGTTAATAAGGGTTACTTTGAAAAAGCAGCTCAGACTGTTCTGTTAAActattgtttttactgtgttcaTGGCAGAAAGCAGAGCCTGATGGATGCTAGTCCTGACAAAGTACCTTTAAACAGAAGTGCATTCATCCGTATTGCATTTGTCATGCCCTGTTGATAAATATAAATGACTAAGTTCCTGAATCTTGCATGTCCACTTGTCAATGAATTTGACATGAATTTAGAGAATAGCAGGACATGGCCGGACTAGCAGGGATTACTCTGCTGCTTACCTTCTCATTTCATATCCCCTTTCTCCTTCACATTGCTGTAAATTAATACTGCTAAAAAAGAAATAGAACAGTCAGCTCAAGCAGCAGTAACTGGCCCTTTCCGCTGTACAACATCGTGGTTCATGGCCTCATCTCCCCACTGTAGATGCTTCCCCAGCCGTCTCCTCCCAGCCTGTCTGCTTTTATAAACAGCTGTTGTGGTGTCAGGCTCCATTCAGTGACCCCAGAGGTCACTGCAGTCCCAGAGGTGCCCGTAGGGTAgcccagctccagctccagcagggTTCTGTTCATGGCcatgtttccagtgtttgttttctcttccttctctgtttGTTCGGCTGTAGTCGTCCCTGTTCCTCCCACACAGACTGTGCAACTGGGACACTTTCACACATATACTCCCACAGGAAagcatactgtacattacacaaacatttttacttcaaaatgaaaacaggatgCACACTGGCATATCGCAACTGGTTTTAGGTTTCCGTGCACATGGTATGAGCTTGCCATTGTTGGATTATTGAGGTAGTTACTgatactgtttgtgtttgtgacatTTAGGACTAACATAGAAAGACAGTTTGGTGGCCAGATAATAACTGAATAAATTATGCATTTATCTGACCATATTCAGCTCAGCAGCTATGTTGTCCTCTGAAGACAATGTTGTCATATAATACACACAAGCTGAGTGGTTTGCAATTCCAAAATGCACCATGCTCCAACTTCAAATTCTCATCCACAGTGTTAATGTTTCAAGAAGTGTGGGGTCGCAGCTTCTGCCGGACCATTGAGAAACTTGTGGAGGTGGTGCAGGAATACCCGACCGAAGTGGAACACATCTACAGCCCCTCCTGTGTGCCGCTGGTGAGGTGTGCAGGTTGCTGTGGGGATGAGAACCTGGAGTGTCACCCCACCCGCACCACAAATGTCACCATGCAGGTAAGAAAATGGCTCAGTATTATTGCTACAGTTAAAATGTACGTGATTCATTACTGAGCATATTGCATTTGCTTCTGTTGATAATATTACCTCATTTTATCCCTCAGCTGTTGAAAATCAGGCCATCAGAGCCGGGTCAGGAATATGTTGAGATGACGTTTGTGGAGCATCAGACATGTGAATGTAGGTAAGAAAACAAGTCGTACTTTGTGACATGAAATATTCATAAGTATGCAAATACCAaccctagaaattacatttgtaTGCTGCTAATTCAAAACAGCAAAGTAAAGCCTCTGGTTACATTTTTTATCAACATAATGAGGAAAACTTTCTCATGAACATATCTGCCAAGTTGCCAGatgtacatactgtatctgCCAGAACTTCACTGACaacatatttcactttttttcctacAATATCAGCTCTTAGCAGCTAACGCATGATAATGTTTCTTATGGTTAGGTTTGGGCAAAAGAAGCCTTTTGGTTAGGGAGATTAGGGAAAGATCGTGGTCCTGGCCAGAAACTGGAAAAGTCAGCAGTGACCTTTGGGACATGTTTTACCTAATTAgaatttaaccaaaaccactaTCTTTTCTTAACGTTACAAAAAGAACTTTTGTTGCCTGAACCTAACCACACAAACCCCATTTTCCATCAACCCCACCCTCCTCATTATGGCTTGTGTGCGGTGCAAAAATTTTGCATGCTCTTAACTAGAGAAAACATCACCAATGATCACGATCGAGCAATTATGTGTCcctcaaaatgtatttggtGAAAGACATTAGGAGTTTATAAATGTCATTTCTAGGAGTCAGGGTTGGCAAATACTTACAATGACTGTTAGATAATATTGCACCTGAATATTCTTTCTGATTTATTGAAACATTTGTTCCCCAGAGTCAGGCCACCTATTGTCAAGGTTGAAAGGTAAGAACATGAATGTTTTGTTATAATATCAGTTTTACAATTGGTTAAAAGAATTTTCTACCTCACTGAATGGAGGCTTACTGGTGATTTTGTTCTTGttgaaggaaaaggaaaagaggaagacaaaagaagagaaaggagagacaaaaaatgaaagaatgtgACAGCAGGTGATGGTACAATCTTgggaaaaataatttaaataccTTCCAGCTATCAATTAACAGCGTTAACAATACATTGCTCTTTCTTGTGTCCTGTAGGTGCCAGATCCCTCGCAGGTAACTGCAGTGGTGACCCAACCCTCTGATGCCGTGAGGCTCATTATTTATTTCCAGCCCAGTGACGGCATCAAGAGTCTACTCTGCTCATCTATCAATACTGTGCCTGCAGTCAGGCACTCAAAAAGCTGGGTTGTTTAGCTGACATGCCTTCCTGCTGATGGGCAGAGCAT includes:
- the pgfb gene encoding placenta growth factor, translating into MTWKFSVSIFFSFPSIWGLLLDCFVVYTGSRHPHLSTRRHREMKLGFVIDTTVALFLLLSPAQSLPLASINTTEVLMFQEVWGRSFCRTIEKLVEVVQEYPTEVEHIYSPSCVPLVRCAGCCGDENLECHPTRTTNVTMQLLKIRPSEPGQEYVEMTFVEHQTCECRVRPPIVKVERKRKRGRQKKRKERQKMKECDSRCQIPRR